CATCGGGCTGGCCACCCTGCTCCTCTCGGCCATGAGCGCGGTCGGCGTGATCTACGCCGGCCTCGCGGCGCTCTTCCTGGAGACGTGCAATTGAGCCGGGTCGCCCTCGCCGCCCTCGGGCTCGCTGCCCTCGCCGGGCTCTGGCTGGGGCCGCTCCCGGGCCTCGCGGCGAGCGCCTTCCACGCCCACATGGCGATGCACATGGGCGTGGTGGCGGTGGCGGCGCCGCTGCTGGCGCTGGCCCTCGCCGGGAGCCGCCTCGATCCGGTGCGGCGCCTGCCCCGCCTCTTCGCGCCGATCCCGGCCTCGATGCTCGAGTTTTTCGTGGTGTGGAGCTGGCACGCGCCGGCGCTCCACCACGTCGCCCGCCACACGGCAGGGGGCGTCTTCCTCGAGCAGGGCAGCTTCCTCTTCGCCGGTCTCGCCGTCTGAATCGCAGCGCTCGGCGGCGGCGCCCGCAGCGGCAGCAGCCGCGCCGGAGCAGGGGCGATCGCCCTCCTCCTCACCTTCATGCACATGACCCTGCTCGGCGTGCTCGTCGCGCTCTCGCCCCGGGTGCTCTACGCCCACGGCGGCGGCGCGGAGGCCCTGGCCGATCAGGCCCTCGGCGGCGTGATCATGATCGCGGGCGGCGCGGCCTATCTCGCCGGCGGCCTCTTCCTCGTGCAGCTCCTCCTCCGCGCCAGGGCCGTGCGTCCTGCGGCAGGCGAGGAGGTGTAGATGGGCCTGCTGCGCGGCGCGGTGCTCTTCGTGCTCTCGGCCTTCGCGGCGATCGTCGGCCTCCTTCGCGGCGTGCGCTCCTTCCGCGCGGCGCAGGCGCAAGCAGCGCAGCCACGGCGCGAGCCGAAGGCATGGCTCCTCGAGAAGGCGAAGACCGCTGCCGCCACCCTCGTGCTCGTGGGGCTCTTCGGCTTCCTCGTGATCGCCTCCGGGGTGGTGCCCAACGAGGCCAGCTCCGGCCATTGGGCGATCACCGAGTGGCTGCTCACCTTCGCCACCAGGCGCACGGTGGTCTTCCACAGCCTGGGGATCGAGCCGCCCCGGCACCTCGGCGATCCGGCGCTCGTCCTCCGCGGCGCGGGCCACTACGACACCGGCTGCACCCCCTGCCACGGCAGCCCCGCGATCCCGCAGCCGCGGATCGCCGGAGCGATGACCCCCGACCCGCCCTACCTGCCGCCGATCGTGCCGGACTGGAGCGACGCGCAGCTCTTCACCATCGTCAAACACGGGATCAAATTCGCGGGCATGCCGGCCTGGCCCGCCCTCGAGCGGGACGACGAGGTCTGGGCGATGGTGGCCTTCCTCCGCAAGCTCCCCGCCCTCGATCGCGCGGCGTACCGGGCCCTCGTCGACGGGCCTGCTGCAGGCTCTGGAGAGCCGGTGGCCCTGGGCGATCTGCTCGGGAAGCACGAGCTGCCGGCAGCAGTCGCGCAGAGCTGCGCGCGCTGCCACGGCCGCGAGGGTGAGGGAGCCAGCGCCTTCCCCAGGCTCGCTGGCCAGCGGGCGGTCTACCTCGCCGCCTCCCTCGCCGCCTACGCGGAGGGCACCCGCCACAGCGGGATCATGCAGCCGGTGGCGGCGGGATTGAGCGAGGAGCAGATCGCGGCATTGGCGCGCTATTACGCGGAGGCGGCGCCGCGGCCTGCGACCCCGGCTGCAAAGCACGCTGCCGCCGCTGCACGGGGCGCGGTGATCGCGAGCGAAGGGATCCCGGCCCAGCGCATCCCGCCCTGCGCGGACTGCCACGGCCCGCTACCGGAAGGCGGCGTCGCCTTCGAGCGCAACCAGCACTACCCGATCCTCGCCGGACAGCATCCCGACTACCTGGTGCTCC
This region of Vulgatibacter sp. genomic DNA includes:
- a CDS encoding c-type cytochrome, with translation MGLLRGAVLFVLSAFAAIVGLLRGVRSFRAAQAQAAQPRREPKAWLLEKAKTAAATLVLVGLFGFLVIASGVVPNEASSGHWAITEWLLTFATRRTVVFHSLGIEPPRHLGDPALVLRGAGHYDTGCTPCHGSPAIPQPRIAGAMTPDPPYLPPIVPDWSDAQLFTIVKHGIKFAGMPAWPALERDDEVWAMVAFLRKLPALDRAAYRALVDGPAAGSGEPVALGDLLGKHELPAAVAQSCARCHGREGEGASAFPRLAGQRAVYLAASLAAYAEGTRHSGIMQPVAAGLSEEQIAALARYYAEAAPRPATPAAKHAAAAARGAVIASEGIPAQRIPPCADCHGPLPEGGVAFERNQHYPILAGQHPDYLVLQLDLFARGKRGGTAYGHLMNHVAGDLTPEQMHDVAAYYGSLAGGLTR